From the Cyanobium sp. M30B3 genome, the window TGGCGGCAGGCGTCGCGCACGTAGGCCGCGGCGGCCTTGGCGTGCTCGGGTTCCTGAAGGTTGAGGAAGAACTTGCGCTGGCGCTGGCTGCGATAGACGCGTCCGCTGCGGAACGGGTTGCTGCGGCCGTTGCGGGGGGTGAGGCTGGGCACGAGCAGGCGTCGTTCACCATCGGCATCGGCGAGAACACCATCCAGCGCTGCTGCAGCCCCAGGTGCCGGAGCCGGTTGCCGAAGGATTCCGTGGCCTGCCGGAACGAAGCAGACACCGCGGCCAGACTGGCGTGCCAGGCGCCCAACAGCATCAGCAGGATCGCGGTGGCGGCGCAGGCCTGCTGCAGCCGGGCGCCGATGGCAACGGGTTTGCCGCGTAGGGCATTGAGCAGCCGCCAGGCACTGCCGCGATGGTGGCCCACCAGCCGGTAGAGGCGGGTGCCCAGCGGGGTGCACCAGGCCAGCGGGCGGCCGAGCCGGTGGGCCCAGGCGACGCGGCGCAGAGATGCAGGAAGGCGGTGTATTCCACAGTGCGGCTGCCATCAGCCGTTTGCACCACCCAGGAATTGGCCTCTCGCATCAGCGCTTCCACAGTGGGCTCGCTTTGAGCGGGTAGCAGCGCACAGTCCTCAACACGCAGCAGACGGGTGAGGATCGTGGCGGCGTCTAGGCAGAAGCGGCAGTCCTGGTCGTAATAGATCGTGGGCAGGCTTCGGGGCGAGGGCCTGGGCATGACCAGGCGATCCCACAGCTGGCCGGGTACCAGCGGCAACAGGCAGACGATGCTCACCCAGGGGAACAGGCCCAGCTTGAGGAAGGGCAGAAAGCCCACGTGCATGCTGAGCAACAGCCCTACGCCCAGCAGGCGGGGGATCAGCGAGCGGCTGGGCCAGATCAGCAGCAGTGGCGCAGCCCACTGGACTAGGTAGGCGCCGCGGCTGAACAGTTGCAGCAGAGCAGGGAAGGTCAGCAGCTGGCGGGCGGCGGGCCAGGTGAAGATGTCGATGTGGAAGGCCAGCCACACGGCGGAACCCTCCAAAAACCAGCCCTGGATGGATTTGTGGCTGGCGGCCATCCAGTAGATCAGCACAATCTGGGCGATGTAACCCAGTTCAGATAATCGTCTGGCCGTACTATTTCTTTGCTGGCAAGCGTTGGCATCTGCATTTGCTGGGCGCAGCAGCCGATCCATAGACCACGCCCGCCCCATTGGCAGGAAGCAGGCATACGCTGAGAATACGGCCAGTTGACGATTGCCGGCATGGATGATCAGCAGGTTGCTTTTTCAAGGGGAGATGGTAATGGTTGCGGTCGAGTCGTGCCTGCAAGAGTGCGAAACGACATGGCAAGGTACTGTGTGGAAATATCCAGACATGCCAGCATGGGTGCTTGCGCTAACGCTTGTGTCCGTTAAAATGACTTTAGTCCATCTTGAAAGCGATTAATTAAACCTATAAAGTATATCTCTTTACTGAAGTCAAAAATCAGCCAAGGATTGAGAGCTAAGCGCTCAGTAGTGCGATTTATGCGATCCCGGCACGAAAAGCTGAGGAATTAATTCGTCAATCGTCAACTACTTGATCAAGGCTGGGATTCATTTTATGGTATTATGCTTAGGCGATTGCAATTTTTTATCAATTACTGTAGTGCACGAAGAAAGGTGCTGATGGGATGCGCATAAAAGCCACCCGTGGGGGTGGCTAGAATCTGGAGGTGCTTCTTGTCTGGATCAGCCGCCAGCAGGAGCTTCAGTTGTATCAACAACGCCAGTTTCGAGTGCCGTGTAGGTAGTGGTTGTGCCTCCGGCCGTGACTGTCCACTCGGCCTCGTCTGCGCAAGCTTCAAAAGTTGGGACTACGGAAGCCGGGAGATCGGCTGGTGCAGCTGTTGCAGTGAAATCGCCATCGCCTCCGGAAGCAAGAAGGGAAGCGGCGCACTTTCTGGCCTCACTTGCGGCCCATGTCTGAGCAGTTGCAACATAAGCTCTATCCCGTTGAGCAACAAAGTTGGGAATTGCAATCGCGCTAAGAATGCCCACGATCACAATCACAATCAGCAGTTCCACCAGCGTGAAGCCGGCCTGCAGCTTGCTGCGCTTCTTGCTGCTCTGCAGGCGCTGGAAGAGGGCGCGCTGGGCCAGCAGCTTGGCCTGGAGACGGGAGGTCATGGGGTGAGCTCGTCTGTCGAGTACAAGGTCATGATTGCTCCGCCGGCCGCCGCTGCCAACAAAGACGGGCTGAGCAGAATCTGAGGATTCCCTGAATCCCGGGCCGGTGCGCCTCTCGCCCCTGCGTCTCTGGTTGCAGAGCACCTCCCTGCTGGCGGTGCTGGCCGGCTACAGCCTGCTGCTGCTGGTGAACCAGCGCATCGCCGCCTTCGACCGCGTCGCCGCCCACCGCCAAACCGCAGAGCAGCTCGCCGCTGAACTCGAGCGCCGCGCCAGCGGCAGCGCCCAGTTGCAGCCCCTGCTCGTCTCCTCCCTGCTGCCCAACCTGCGCCTCAGCATGCTGCCTGCCGCCGCGGAGCCCATGGATGCCCAGCCGCTGCGGAGTGGTGATCAGCAGTGGCTGCTCAGCCAGCTGCCGCTGCAGCTGGCCGATGGCAGCCGCGCCGGCCTGCTGGTGGAGGAGGACGTGTCCGCATCGGTGCGCCGCGAGTGGTTCAACTTCTGGCTGCTGCTGGCCGCCGCCGGGGTGTCCAGCCTGCTCACCAGTGCCCTGCTGCGCCTTGTGTTGCGCCGCGGCCTGGTGCTGCCCCTGCGCCAGTTCACCGCCCAGCTCAGTGCCGCCGCCGTGCCGCCCGAGGCCGCCGATGCCATCGCCGTGGCCGATCAGCCCGAGGAGCTGCAGCCGATCGCCATCGCCTACAACCATCTCCACGGCCGGCTGGTGGACTCCTGGGAGCGGCAGCGGGCCTTCGTGGATGGCGTGGCCCACGAACTGCGCACGCCGATCACCCTGATCTCCGGCCACGTGCAAGCCCTGCAGCGCCGCGGCCCCCAGCCGCCCGCCCTGCAGCTGATCCAGCAGGAGGCCGAGCGCATGGGCACGTTGGTGAGCGACCTGCTCGACCTGGCCCGCAACGATTCCGGCCGGCTGCACCTGCGCTGCCGCCCCCTCCATGCCGACGACGTGCTGCTCGAACTGCACGAGCGCCTCGCCGCCCAGGCCGCCGGCCGCCTGCAGCTCCAGCTGGCCGCCACCCCCGAGCCGCCCGTCGCCCACGCCGACCCCCACCGCCTGCAGCAGTGCCTCACCGCCCTGGTGGACAACGCCCTGCTCTACAGCGACGGGCCGGTGGTCCTCACGGCCAGCAGCGGCCCAGCCGGTGAGCTGGTGCTGCACGTGATCGACCGCGGCCCCGGCGTGCTGCCATCCGAGCGCGAGGCGATCTTCGGGCGGTTCGTGCGCGGCCGCACCGGCCTGGCCAGCCCCCACCGCGGCAGCGGCATCGGCCTCTCGGTGGTGCGTCTGCTGATCGAGGCCATGGGCGGCCGGGTGTTGGTGGCTGATGCCCCCGGTGGCGGGGCTGACTTTCAGTTGGTGTTGGCGGGTGGGGCAACTCGTGAAAATACGGAAGCCGTGGGCGGCAGTACGGGCGTACTATGAGTTGGTTGGGTTGCAGGGCTGGTCTGTGTCGGTTGGTTGTTTGCTGCGCGTTGCTGAGCCGTGAAAACGGATCACTGGTTCTACGGGCTGTTCCAGAGCGCGCCGGATCTGGTCGCCTTGCTGTTGCCGCAAGGCGGCTCGGTGGTTCCCTCGCTCGGGCCCGACGCGCCTGGTGATGCCCTCTATCGCTTTGAGGCGCCGGAGCTCAAAGCGGCGAACCATCGGCTCGATGGGGCGTTCTGGCCCAGAAGCGGAGATGTC encodes:
- a CDS encoding type II secretion system protein, whose translation is MTSRLQAKLLAQRALFQRLQSSKKRSKLQAGFTLVELLIVIVIVGILSAIAIPNFVAQRDRAYVATAQTWAASEARKCAASLLASGGDGDFTATAAPADLPASVVPTFEACADEAEWTVTAGGTTTTYTALETGVVDTTEAPAGG
- a CDS encoding HAMP domain-containing histidine kinase encodes the protein MRLSPLRLWLQSTSLLAVLAGYSLLLLVNQRIAAFDRVAAHRQTAEQLAAELERRASGSAQLQPLLVSSLLPNLRLSMLPAAAEPMDAQPLRSGDQQWLLSQLPLQLADGSRAGLLVEEDVSASVRREWFNFWLLLAAAGVSSLLTSALLRLVLRRGLVLPLRQFTAQLSAAAVPPEAADAIAVADQPEELQPIAIAYNHLHGRLVDSWERQRAFVDGVAHELRTPITLISGHVQALQRRGPQPPALQLIQQEAERMGTLVSDLLDLARNDSGRLHLRCRPLHADDVLLELHERLAAQAAGRLQLQLAATPEPPVAHADPHRLQQCLTALVDNALLYSDGPVVLTASSGPAGELVLHVIDRGPGVLPSEREAIFGRFVRGRTGLASPHRGSGIGLSVVRLLIEAMGGRVLVADAPGGGADFQLVLAGGATRENTEAVGGSTGVL